The following proteins come from a genomic window of Peromyscus eremicus chromosome 23, PerEre_H2_v1, whole genome shotgun sequence:
- the Micall2 gene encoding MICAL-like protein 2 encodes MAAIKALQEWCRQQCEGYRDVSITNMTTSFRDGLAFCAILHRHRPDLINFNALRKENIYENNKLAFQVAEEQLGIPALLDAEDMVALKVPDRLSILTYVSQYYNYFHGRSPIGGMAGVKRPSSDSTEEHSGKKVLSQPAAKLPSPAPAQRSPLSPARTNPVVQRSEGGSERPSPKAALGTAGNSVSSICGVCGKHVHLVQRHLADGRLYHRSCFRCKQCSSTLHSGAYRATGEPGVFVCTHHSSEVTSVSPKLSKLASRQPGAVAADTRPSNASRKVQEANGLGEVTPLRARAAAWEPAGGNVTARGFVQTELNQPATSRVHVGSPAGPRLPTSPVATTSGNSKAISHVTNSSPTGWSSPAQSSTATIGSRPVVYPSALDSHPSVPQGQAASKGVKTQLSLSTASPNSTATPAWTPAASRTQQAREKFFQNPAPSPASNSTTSRVPSVVNASTSKVPTVVNAPNGRVPPVVNTSTTKVPTVVNAPNGRVSTVVNTSTSKVTTVVNAPTSKVSTVVNTSTSKVTTVVNAPNGRVPPVVTTSTSKVPTMVNAPTSKVSTVVSATDGRVPPAVNAPTGRVPATLNASASKVSAAVDTPAQESSREQALSVLRKALPGLAGAGTQAPSRSSPATSSVSITLPKNEVPQKVPSAKLSHSTTPQPPASKMEPTVPLSVGNTPWASVSLQIGNKSLDTSPGVGKTSAGSIPQAEAAVVKGPGSSSQEGQEEGPEGWRARLKPVDKKNSARRTLEQKEVPVLVEPRAGDTPKKASSSSEPSIHIILTPIQHKRTPCPAGSGPNVEAPSPAPSHRKKLAVPPSLDVSADWLQPELKKQEAQARNRKEEKTPTWGTRERPAVLDTALAPHGETVTSPVRLHPNYIPQEELQRQLQNIENQLDILELRGVELEKRLRAAEGDASEDSLMVDWFRLIHEKQLLLRLESELMYKSKDQCLEERQLDLQDELRRLMDKPEGLKSPRDREREQELLSQYVNTVNDRSDIVDFLDEDRLREQEEDQMLENMIQNLGLQRKKSRFSLSKIWSSKSKGGQT; translated from the exons GCCTTCCAAGTGGCAGAGGAACAGTTGGGCATCCCAGCCCTGCTAGACGCCGAGGACATGGTGGCCTTGAAGGTTCCAGACCGGCTGAGCATCCTCACCTACGTGTCACAGTATTACAACTACTTCCACGGCCGGTCCCCAA TTGGAGGCATGGCTGGTGTGAAGAGACCCTCATCAGACTCGACtgaagaacattctggaaagaaGGTCCTGTCCCAGCCTGCCGCCAAGTTGCCCTCACCTGCTCCAGCCCAGAGGTCACCACTGTCTCCAGCTAGGACAAACCCCGTGGTTCAGAGGAGTgaaggaggctcagagaggccgTCCCCGAAGGCT GCTCTGGGAACTGCAGGCAACTCCGTCAGCAGCATCTGTGGGGTCTGTGGCAAACACGTTCACCTTGTGCAGCGGCACCTGGCTGATGGGCGGCTCTACCACCGAAGCTGCTTCAG GTGTAAACAGTGTTCCAGCACGCTGCATTCAGGGGCCTACCGTGCCACGGGAGAGCCGGGTGTCTTTGTCTGTACTCATCACAGCTCAGAAGTCACCTCTGTGAGCCCCAAGTTGTCAAAACTGGCCTCCAGACAGCCAGGGGCTGTTGCTGCAGACACCAGGCCAAGCAATGCCTCCCGGAAGGTTCAGGAAGCCAATGGACTCGGAGAGGTGACACCGTTGAGGGCCAGGGCAGCAGCCTGGGAGCCCGCTGGAGGCAACGTGACTGCCAGAGGCTTTGTCCAGACTGAACTTAACCAGCCAGCCACCTCCCGTGTCCACGTGGGGAGCCCCGCAGGGCCCAGGCTGCCCACGAGCCCAGTGGCCACTACTTCTGGGAATAGCAAAGCCATCAGCCACGTGACTAATAGCTCCCCGACAGGATGGTCATCACCTGCCCAGAGCAGCACGGCGACCATCGGATCTCGTCCTGTGGTATACCCAAGTGCTCTGGACTCTCACCCGTCTGTGCCCCAAGGCCAGGCAGCCTCAAAAGGTGTCAAGACTCAGCTCAGCTTGAGCACAGCATCTCCAAACTCAACGGCCACCCCAGCCTGGACCCCCGCAGCCTCTAGGACCCAGCAAGCCCGAGAGAAATTTTTTCAGAATCCTGCCCCATCCCCAGCCAGCAACAGTACCACCAGCAGGGTCCCCTCTGTGGTGAATGCCTCCACCAGCAAGGTCCCCACTGTGGTGAATGCCCCCAATGGCAGGGTCCCCCCTGTGGTGAATACCTCCACCACCAAGGTCCCCACTGTAGTGAATGCCCCCAATGGCAGGGTGTCCACTGTGGTGAATACTTCCACCAGCAAGGTCACCACTGTGGTGAATGCCCCCACCAGCAAGGTCTCTACTGTGGTGAATACCTCCACCAGCAAGGTCACCACTGTGGTGAATGCCCCCAATGGCAGGGTCCCCCCTGTGGTGACAACCTCTACCAGCAAGGTACCCACTATGGTGAATGCCCCTACCAGCAAGGTCTCCACTGTAGTGAGTGCCACTGATGGCAGGGTCCCCCCTGCGGTGAATGCCCCCACTGGTAGGGTCCCGGCCACGCTGAATGCCTCTGCCAGCAAGGTCTCCGCTGCTGTGGATACCCCTGCCCAGGAGAGCAGTCGAGAGCAAGCGCTAAGTGTCCTTAGGAAGGCCTTGCCAGGGCTGGCGGGAGCTGGTACCCAGGCTCCAAGCAG GTCTTCCCCAGCCACTTCCTCAGTCTCAATCACCCTTCCCAAGAATGAAGTGCCACAAAAGGTTCCCTCAGCCAAGCTATCACATTCAACTACTCCCCAGCCCCCCGCTTCGAAGATGGAGCCTACAGTCCCCCTGAGTGTGGGCAATACCCCATGGGCATCTGTATCACTCCAGATTGGCAATAAGAGCCTGGATACATCTCCAGGGGTTGGTAAGACCAGTGCTGGCTCCATACCCCAAGCAGAGGCGGCAGTAGTGAAGG GTCCAGGCTCCAGCTCTCAGGAAGGCCAGGAGGAGGGGCCAGAAGGGTGGAGGGCCCGCCTGAAGCCGGTGGATAAGAAAAACTCTGCAAGGAG GACTCTGGAGCAAAAAGAAGTTCCAGTCCTGGTGGAGCCGAGGGCAGGGGACACTCCCAAAAAAGCCTCCAGCAGCTCTGAGCCCAGCATCCATATCATCTTGACTCCCATTCAGCACAAGAGGACACCATGCCCGGCTGGTTCCGGGCCCAACGTCGAAG CCCCCTCTCCTGCTCCATCACACCGTAAGAAACTAGCTGTCCCTCCCAGCCTGGATGTTTCTGCTGATTGGCTCCAGCCAGAACTCAAGAAGCAGGAAGCTCAGGCCAGGAACCGGAAGGAGGAGAAGACACCCACATGGGGGACACGAG AGAGGCCTGCCGTCCTGGACACTGCCCTTGCTCCACATGGTGAGACCGTGACCTCCCCAGTCAGG CTGCACCCCAACTACATCCCCCAGGAGGAGCTGCAGAGGCAGCTACAGAACATTGAGAATCAGCTGGACATCCTGGAGCTCCGGGGTGTAGAGCTGGAGAAGCGGCTGCGGGCAGCTGAGGGAG ATGCTTCAGAGGATAGCCTCATGGTGGACTGGTTCCGGCTTATTCATGAGAAGCAGCTGCTGCTGAGGCTCGAATCGGAACTCATGTACAA GTCCAAGGACCAGTGCCTGGAGGAGAGGCAGCTGGACCTCCAGGACGAGCTGCGGAGGCTAATGGACAAGCCAG AGGGTCTGAAGTCCCCCAGGGACCGCGAGCGGGAACAGGAGCTGCTGAGTCAATATGTGAACACCGTGAATGACCGTAGTGACATCGTTGACTTCCTGGATGAGGATCGGCTCCG GGAACAAGAAGAGGACCAAATGCTGGAGAACATGATCCAGAACCTGG GCCTCCAGAGGAAGAAGTCCAGGTTCAGCTTGTCCAAGATCTGGTCCTCGAAGAGCAAAGGCGGGCAAACGTGA